A portion of the Syngnathoides biaculeatus isolate LvHL_M chromosome 7, ASM1980259v1, whole genome shotgun sequence genome contains these proteins:
- the org gene encoding oogenesis-related codes for MSAHDEPRGDPGEQPESTEVAVVEPRPSGLFGYLLRGLFWPFGIMVRAYHGFWWVLGFRTPKRATQGAPAVSSPARQRNTSRKRRRRHPLACLLLDMLPRRVQAALGYRLSTSIGCSLSPEMRVSPTKPCGKGSKRKQEDLDDEEDDYEERQTWVEALTQDLEDPDCSEEDPDYEPCSVETESEEYCSHNDTESEMEVHDVGVSIPKDVEAGLQTS; via the exons ATGAGCGCGCACGACGAGCCCCGCGGTGACCCCGGGGAGCAGCCCGAGAGCACTGAG GTCGCCGTGGTGGAGCCGAGGCCATCCGGGCTGTTTGGCTACCTGCTGCGGGGGCTCTTCTGGCCCTTTGGCATCATG GTCCGTGCGTATCACGGTTTTTGGTGGGTGCTGGGGTTCAGGACCCCCAAGCGGGCCACCCAAGGTGCGCCTGCTGTCTCTTCTCCCGCGCGTCAGAGAAACACCAGTCGCAAGCGGCGGCGCCGGCACCCGCTCGCCTGCCTGCTGCTCGACATGCTGCCCCGCCGGGTGCAGGCGGCACTCGGCTACCGCCTGTCCACATCCATCGGCTGCTCCCTCTCACCCG AGATGAGGGTTTCTCCCACCAAACCTTGCGGGAAGGGCAGCAAAAGGAAGCAGGAGGACTTGGATGACGAAGAGGACGACTATGAGGAGCGCCAGACCTGGGTGGAGGCGCTCACACAGGACCTGGAAGATCCTGACTGCTCAGAGGAGGATCCTGATTACGAG CCCTGTTCTGTCGAGACGGAGAGTGAAGAGTACTGCTCTCACAACGACACGGAGAGCGAGATGGAGGTCCACGACGTGGGCGTGAGCATTCCCAAAGATGTGGAGGCG GGTCTTCAGACGTCATAA